One part of the Bradyrhizobium sp. CB1650 genome encodes these proteins:
- a CDS encoding isocitrate lyase, which translates to MNFQPRGISIQEPASYQSEIEAAEALLKTQPTWNGVTAEAVARMRLQNRFKTGLDVARYTAALMRADMAAYDADATKYTQSLGCWHGFIAQQKLISVKKHFGTTDRRYLYLSGWMIAALRSEFGPLPDQSMHEKTSVPALIEELYTFLRQADSRELNDIFRALDAARKEGDKAKEKALIEKIDNFRTHVVPVIADIDAGFGNAEATYLLSKKMIEAGACALQIENQVSDEKQCGHQDGKVTVPHEVFLAKIRACRHAFLELGVEDGIIVTRTDSLGAGLTQQIAVSHKPGDIGDQYNSFLDCEEVTAANARNGDVIINRNGKMMRPKRLPSNLYQFRPGTGEDRCVLDCITSLQNGADLLWIETEKPHIEQIAKMVDRIRKVVPNAKLAYNNSPSFNWTLNFRWQVYDAMKEAGKDVSKYNRAELMKAEYDDTPLAKEADERIRTFQADSAKRAGIFHHLITLPTYHTAALSTDNLAREYFGEQGMLGYVKNVQRAEIRQGIACVKHQNMAGSDIGDDHKEYFAGEAALKAGGVHNTMNQFG; encoded by the coding sequence ATGAACTTCCAACCGCGCGGGATCAGCATCCAAGAACCGGCGTCCTATCAGAGCGAGATTGAGGCGGCCGAAGCCCTCCTCAAGACCCAGCCGACCTGGAACGGAGTGACGGCCGAGGCCGTCGCGCGCATGCGCCTGCAGAACCGCTTCAAGACCGGCCTCGACGTCGCCCGCTACACGGCGGCGCTGATGCGCGCCGACATGGCCGCCTATGACGCCGACGCCACCAAGTACACGCAGTCGCTCGGCTGCTGGCACGGCTTCATTGCCCAGCAGAAGCTGATCTCGGTGAAGAAGCACTTCGGTACGACCGACCGCCGCTATCTGTATCTTTCCGGCTGGATGATCGCCGCGCTGCGCTCCGAGTTCGGGCCGCTGCCGGACCAGTCGATGCACGAGAAGACCTCGGTCCCGGCCCTGATCGAGGAGCTCTACACCTTCCTGCGCCAGGCGGACTCCCGCGAGCTCAACGACATCTTCCGCGCGCTCGATGCCGCCCGCAAGGAAGGCGACAAGGCGAAGGAAAAGGCGCTGATCGAGAAGATCGACAATTTCCGGACGCACGTCGTGCCCGTGATCGCCGACATCGACGCCGGCTTCGGCAACGCGGAAGCGACCTATCTGCTCTCCAAGAAGATGATCGAAGCGGGGGCCTGCGCCCTCCAGATCGAAAACCAGGTCTCGGACGAGAAGCAGTGCGGACACCAGGACGGCAAGGTGACCGTGCCGCACGAGGTCTTCCTCGCGAAGATCCGCGCCTGCCGTCATGCCTTCCTCGAGCTCGGCGTCGAGGACGGCATCATCGTGACCCGCACCGACTCGCTCGGCGCCGGCCTCACGCAGCAGATCGCCGTGAGCCACAAGCCCGGCGACATCGGCGATCAGTACAACAGCTTCCTGGATTGCGAGGAAGTGACGGCGGCGAATGCCCGCAACGGCGACGTCATCATCAACCGGAACGGCAAGATGATGCGTCCGAAGCGGCTGCCCTCTAACCTCTATCAGTTCCGTCCGGGCACCGGCGAGGACCGCTGCGTGCTCGACTGCATCACCTCGCTGCAGAACGGCGCCGACCTGTTGTGGATCGAAACCGAGAAGCCGCATATCGAGCAGATCGCCAAGATGGTCGATCGTATCCGCAAGGTCGTTCCGAACGCGAAGCTGGCCTACAACAACTCGCCGTCCTTCAACTGGACGCTCAACTTCCGTTGGCAGGTCTATGACGCGATGAAGGAGGCCGGTAAGGACGTCAGCAAGTACAACCGTGCCGAGCTGATGAAAGCGGAATATGACGACACGCCGCTGGCGAAGGAAGCCGACGAGCGTATCCGCACCTTCCAGGCGGATTCAGCCAAGCGCGCCGGCATCTTCCACCATCTGATCACGCTGCCGACCTATCACACGGCCGCCCTGTCGACCGACAATCTCGCCAGGGAGTATTTCGGCGAGCAGGGCATGCTCGGCTATGTGAAGAACGTCCAGCGCGCCGAGATCCGTCAGGGCATCGCCTGCGTGAAGCATCAGAACATGGCCGGCTCCGACATCGGCGACGATCACAAGGAGTACTTCGCCGGCGAGGCTGCCCTGAAGGCGGGCGGCGTCCACAATACGATGAACCAATTCGGCTAA
- a CDS encoding DUF2721 domain-containing protein, with product MLFLNPSVEQLSRIIGSVAAPAFLLGAVAAFISVLISRMNRVIDRSQFLHGIVDDETRAYLKGDIPRLKRRASLLNQAVFHSTMCAIITSMLIIVAFASAMLHLTHEYGVAILFIAALIFFVLSLINLARETRIALRDFDHHV from the coding sequence ATGCTTTTCTTGAACCCGTCGGTCGAGCAACTATCCCGCATCATCGGCAGTGTCGCAGCGCCGGCATTTCTGCTGGGCGCGGTCGCCGCATTCATCTCCGTGCTGATTTCGCGGATGAATCGCGTGATCGATCGCTCGCAATTCCTTCACGGCATCGTTGACGATGAGACCAGGGCGTACCTCAAGGGAGACATTCCCCGTCTCAAGCGCCGTGCCTCACTGCTCAACCAGGCGGTGTTCCACTCCACCATGTGCGCCATCATCACGTCCATGCTGATCATCGTTGCTTTCGCGAGTGCCATGCTGCATCTGACGCATGAGTACGGCGTTGCCATTTTGTTTATCGCGGCGCTGATATTTTTCGTCCTGTCGCTGATCAACCTCGCTCGCGAAACGCGAATTGCCCTGAGGGATTTTGACCACCATGTGTAG
- a CDS encoding tetratricopeptide repeat protein — protein MTRAAVPVLIALGILVGLSTHMVVNCGDEDDPDICSAVIGFSPFRGSLIAFAYEGRGRISLRHGDWRRAIADFDEAIRLNPNRASLYRDRGLAHRHDGALGPAIADFDEAIALDPKRAAAYHERGLALAADGDLDRAILSYTTAMRLAPSDAEVRLDRGLAYLARGQADEARADFEAALALPAGKDDRARRIARARLAELSSAEPTPVSAPRR, from the coding sequence ATGACCAGAGCAGCAGTACCAGTGTTGATTGCCCTGGGCATCCTCGTCGGCCTGTCCACGCACATGGTCGTCAATTGCGGCGACGAGGACGATCCGGACATCTGCTCGGCCGTGATCGGCTTCAGCCCGTTCCGCGGGTCGCTGATCGCCTTCGCCTATGAGGGGCGGGGGCGGATCTCACTGCGTCACGGTGACTGGCGGCGGGCGATTGCCGATTTCGACGAGGCCATTCGCCTCAACCCCAACCGCGCCTCGCTCTATCGCGACCGCGGCCTCGCTCATCGGCACGACGGTGCGCTGGGGCCGGCGATTGCCGACTTCGACGAGGCAATCGCGCTCGACCCGAAGCGGGCCGCGGCCTATCACGAACGCGGCCTCGCGCTCGCTGCCGACGGCGATCTCGATCGCGCGATCCTGAGCTACACCACGGCCATGCGTCTTGCACCGTCCGACGCGGAGGTGCGGCTCGACCGCGGCCTGGCTTACCTGGCGCGCGGACAGGCGGATGAGGCCCGTGCCGATTTCGAAGCCGCACTGGCACTGCCGGCCGGCAAGGACGATCGCGCCCGACGGATCGCCCGCGCGCGCCTCGCCGAGCTGTCGAGTGCCGAGCCAACCCCGGTCTCCGCGCCGCGGCGGTGA
- a CDS encoding TonB-dependent receptor, with protein sequence MTSRLRRAQRLSGASLLLLGAAATPALAQEKPAATELPAVTVTAPSPIQRRAVVPSRTPSRVARAAPARHRERAPEAAPPAPPPPAAPQQGVLPIVTNQFATVTVVPNEEIRREGGGQLGDLLFSKPGITGSSFAPGASSRPIIRGLDVNRVGIVENGTNSGGASDLGEDHFVPVDPLATNQVEVVRGPAALRYGSTSIGGVVSATNNRIPDAVPTCDAPPFQTYGLPAKAPLATAATSPCVTAETRSAFSSVDRGVESGVLLDTGGGNYAFHADVYGRNTTDYGIPSYPYLFDQTRPITNGRQPNSATRSDGASIGGSYFFQGGYIGAAITQNDSLYHIPGIDGADHNTRIDAHQTKINVKGEYRPDAAAIDAVRFWAGATDYRHNEIGLADLADPTSDGVRQTFTNKEQEIRTEVQLMPFNARLAEVTTAFGVQAGHQELTAPSPDDPGSPLNGLWDPNQNNRVAGYVFNELKFSETTRAQIAGRIEHVSLSGTTPAFIPPVFDVNVDPASIGPATSRNLHFTPKSASIGLLQNLPWGLVASVTGQYVERAPKPAELFSRGAHDATATFDIGNPDLGIETAKSIEVGLRRATGPFRFELTGYYTRFNGFIFRRLTGNTCDEAACVDIANPDQLELQQARYSQRDAIFRGGEFQSQFDVGAFHGGIWGIENQFDVVRATFTDGTNVPRIPPLRIGGGVFWRDDNWLMRVNLLHAFAQNNVAVIAETPTPGYNLLKAEVSYKTKLGPNPFGAREMTAGIVGNNLLNESIRNSVSYTKDQVLMPGIGVRAFANFKF encoded by the coding sequence ATGACATCTAGATTGCGACGCGCGCAGCGCCTTAGCGGAGCAAGCCTGCTCCTGCTCGGCGCCGCCGCGACCCCGGCGCTCGCCCAGGAAAAGCCCGCCGCCACCGAGCTTCCCGCCGTCACGGTCACGGCGCCCAGCCCCATCCAGCGCAGGGCGGTCGTGCCGTCACGCACCCCAAGCCGCGTCGCGCGCGCCGCGCCGGCGCGTCACCGCGAACGTGCGCCGGAAGCCGCGCCGCCGGCCCCTCCGCCGCCTGCTGCGCCTCAGCAAGGCGTGCTGCCGATCGTGACCAACCAGTTCGCCACCGTCACCGTGGTGCCGAACGAGGAGATCCGCCGCGAGGGCGGCGGGCAGCTCGGCGACCTCCTGTTCTCCAAGCCCGGCATCACCGGATCGAGCTTCGCGCCGGGCGCATCCAGCCGGCCGATCATCAGAGGTCTCGACGTCAACCGCGTCGGCATCGTCGAGAACGGCACCAATTCGGGCGGGGCATCCGACCTCGGCGAGGATCACTTCGTCCCGGTCGATCCGCTTGCGACCAACCAGGTCGAAGTGGTGCGCGGGCCGGCTGCGCTGCGCTACGGCTCGACCTCGATCGGCGGCGTCGTGAGCGCCACCAACAACCGGATTCCGGATGCGGTGCCGACCTGCGACGCGCCGCCGTTCCAAACCTACGGCCTGCCGGCCAAGGCGCCGCTCGCGACGGCCGCGACATCGCCTTGCGTCACGGCGGAGACGCGCTCCGCCTTCAGCTCGGTCGATCGCGGCGTCGAAAGTGGTGTGCTGCTCGATACCGGCGGCGGCAACTACGCCTTCCATGCCGACGTCTATGGCCGCAACACGACGGACTACGGCATCCCCAGCTACCCCTATCTGTTCGACCAGACGCGGCCCATCACAAACGGCCGTCAGCCCAATTCCGCGACGCGCTCGGACGGTGCCTCGATCGGCGGCTCCTACTTCTTCCAGGGCGGCTATATCGGCGCGGCGATCACGCAGAACGACTCGCTCTACCACATCCCCGGCATCGACGGCGCCGACCACAACACGCGGATTGACGCCCACCAGACCAAGATCAACGTCAAGGGCGAATACCGGCCCGACGCCGCCGCGATCGATGCCGTCCGCTTCTGGGCCGGCGCCACCGACTACCGGCACAACGAGATCGGCCTTGCCGATCTCGCCGATCCGACCAGCGACGGCGTGCGGCAGACCTTCACCAACAAGGAGCAGGAGATCCGTACCGAGGTGCAGTTGATGCCGTTCAACGCGCGCCTCGCCGAGGTGACCACGGCGTTCGGCGTCCAGGCCGGCCACCAGGAATTGACCGCGCCGAGCCCCGACGATCCGGGCAGCCCGCTCAACGGATTATGGGACCCTAACCAGAACAACAGGGTCGCCGGTTACGTCTTCAACGAGCTGAAATTCAGCGAGACCACCAGGGCGCAGATTGCCGGACGCATCGAGCATGTCAGTCTCTCCGGGACGACGCCGGCATTCATACCTCCCGTGTTCGACGTCAATGTCGACCCTGCCAGTATTGGTCCCGCCACGTCGCGGAACCTGCACTTCACGCCGAAGAGTGCGAGCATTGGCCTGCTCCAGAATCTGCCGTGGGGTCTGGTTGCCAGCGTGACCGGTCAATACGTCGAGCGAGCGCCGAAACCGGCAGAGCTCTTTTCGCGCGGCGCGCATGACGCGACCGCCACCTTCGACATCGGCAATCCAGACCTCGGAATCGAAACGGCAAAATCGATCGAGGTCGGCCTGCGACGGGCGACAGGGCCGTTCCGATTCGAACTCACAGGCTACTACACCAGGTTCAACGGCTTCATATTCCGCCGATTGACCGGCAACACGTGCGACGAAGCGGCTTGTGTGGACATCGCCAATCCGGACCAGCTTGAGCTGCAGCAAGCGAGATATTCGCAGCGCGATGCCATCTTCCGCGGCGGCGAATTCCAGTCACAGTTCGATGTCGGCGCGTTCCATGGCGGCATCTGGGGCATCGAGAACCAGTTCGACGTGGTGCGCGCCACCTTCACCGACGGCACCAACGTGCCGCGTATTCCACCCTTGCGGATCGGGGGCGGGGTGTTCTGGCGCGACGACAACTGGCTGATGCGCGTCAACCTGTTGCACGCCTTCGCGCAGAACAACGTCGCGGTGATCGCGGAGACGCCGACGCCGGGCTACAACCTCCTGAAGGCCGAGGTCAGCTACAAGACCAAGCTCGGTCCCAATCCGTTCGGCGCGCGCGAGATGACGGCCGGCATCGTCGGCAACAATCTCCTCAACGAGAGCATCCGTAACTCGGTGTCCTACACCAAGGACCAGGTCTTGATGCCCGGCATCGGCGTACGGGCGTTTGCCAACTTCAAGTTCTAG
- a CDS encoding TAXI family TRAP transporter solute-binding subunit gives MLSIKLPLWLRFVLLAGVVALAIGAGLLGYRYYTRPVTLTVAAGSADGEAVKAMSTIASRLVSMNAAVRLKVIDAGSTLDAAKAFSAGNVDLAVVRGDVGDLSQAQAVVVVSHMVALIIAPPGSTIDSMDKLKGRRVGVIAGAANGRLVDVLSKEYGLDRPKTFKDIDLSDARRAIQSKEVGALLVVIPLAEKYLSQVRGLFQQGPKALPVLIAIDSAGAIAESDRAYESFDVPKGTLRGAPPVPDDDLTTLRTSLYLVARKKLGSDLIGTLTQTIMSVRRELLTEQPIFAQITAPSTDADAYLAVHPGAAAFYNGTQQSFMDEYGNWIYLTPMILGGMASVLAAAWKFLGIGQPATVEGPLDSLYALARRIRKVGTEAELLEIEEEIDAILREQRSRAASGDESAVDEATLNVAAHRLENLIHDRRTQLATKPAIYTAA, from the coding sequence ATGCTATCGATCAAGCTTCCGCTGTGGCTTCGCTTTGTTTTGCTTGCGGGCGTTGTCGCCCTTGCGATCGGCGCCGGTCTTCTTGGCTATCGATACTATACCCGGCCGGTAACGCTGACCGTCGCGGCAGGTTCGGCTGACGGCGAGGCCGTCAAGGCCATGTCCACCATAGCTAGCCGGCTCGTTTCGATGAACGCGGCGGTGCGCCTCAAGGTGATCGATGCCGGCTCGACGCTGGACGCCGCCAAGGCCTTTTCGGCGGGCAACGTGGATCTCGCAGTTGTCCGCGGCGATGTCGGTGATCTTTCACAAGCCCAGGCCGTCGTCGTTGTAAGCCATATGGTCGCGCTGATCATCGCGCCACCAGGTTCGACGATCGACAGTATGGACAAATTGAAGGGCCGCCGCGTGGGCGTAATCGCAGGCGCGGCGAATGGCAGACTTGTCGACGTGCTGAGCAAGGAATACGGCCTGGATCGCCCGAAGACCTTCAAGGATATTGATTTGTCGGATGCGCGGCGCGCGATTCAATCCAAAGAGGTTGGTGCGCTGCTTGTAGTGATCCCTTTAGCCGAAAAATATCTGTCGCAGGTGCGTGGTCTCTTTCAGCAGGGGCCAAAGGCGTTGCCGGTACTGATTGCAATCGATTCCGCGGGCGCAATCGCGGAGTCCGATCGGGCCTATGAAAGTTTCGATGTGCCGAAAGGGACGTTGCGCGGAGCCCCACCGGTTCCCGACGACGATCTCACGACCCTGAGAACATCGCTCTATTTGGTCGCGAGAAAGAAGCTCGGCTCCGATTTGATTGGCACTCTCACCCAGACGATCATGAGCGTGCGTCGAGAGCTTCTGACAGAGCAGCCAATTTTTGCGCAGATTACGGCACCTAGTACCGACGCGGATGCCTACCTTGCCGTGCATCCCGGGGCGGCAGCCTTCTACAACGGCACCCAACAGAGCTTTATGGATGAATACGGCAACTGGATCTATCTGACCCCGATGATTCTAGGCGGCATGGCATCCGTTCTGGCGGCGGCCTGGAAATTTCTCGGAATCGGGCAGCCCGCAACTGTGGAAGGGCCTTTGGATTCTCTTTATGCCCTGGCGCGACGGATCCGGAAGGTCGGCACGGAGGCCGAACTGTTGGAAATCGAGGAAGAGATTGACGCTATTCTGAGAGAGCAGCGCAGCAGGGCCGCAAGCGGAGACGAGAGCGCAGTGGACGAGGCTACATTGAATGTAGCGGCCCACAGGTTGGAGAACTTGATCCACGATCGAAGGACACAGCTTGCGACCAAACCTGCAATTTATACGGCGGCGTAG
- a CDS encoding antibiotic biosynthesis monooxygenase has product MYAAIRQAKAKSGSAEELARRIKDGAVPIISDVDGFRAYYVVYAGDDTVTAISIFDKFEQAEEANKRAIAWIEKNLDSLLAGHASAAAGPVIVHTLA; this is encoded by the coding sequence ATGTATGCCGCCATCCGTCAGGCCAAGGCGAAAAGCGGGAGTGCGGAAGAGCTGGCACGCCGCATCAAGGACGGCGCCGTTCCGATCATCAGCGACGTCGATGGTTTCCGCGCCTACTATGTCGTCTATGCCGGCGACGACACCGTCACCGCGATCTCGATTTTCGACAAGTTCGAGCAGGCGGAGGAGGCAAATAAGCGCGCGATCGCCTGGATCGAGAAGAACCTCGACTCGCTGCTCGCCGGCCACGCGAGCGCGGCCGCGGGGCCGGTGATCGTGCACACGCTGGCGTAG
- a CDS encoding N-acetyltransferase: MNDLSLTILPEAAGDAQAIERLHERTFGPGRFVLSAYRIREHVDHLLELSFTARIGTLLVGSVRQLPVLIGETPALLLGPLTVEPPFRGRGVGRLLMERALKDAREKGHALVLLVGDEPYYGRVGFKPVPKGRITMPGPVDASRILVFELVDGAFEGVSGPVGPDWSKARR, from the coding sequence ATGAACGATCTCTCGCTCACCATCCTTCCCGAAGCTGCCGGCGACGCCCAGGCGATCGAACGGCTGCACGAACGCACGTTCGGTCCGGGCCGCTTCGTGCTCAGCGCCTACCGCATCCGCGAGCATGTCGATCATCTGCTCGAACTCTCCTTCACCGCGCGTATCGGCACGCTTCTGGTCGGGTCGGTGCGGCAATTGCCGGTGCTGATCGGCGAGACCCCGGCGCTGCTGCTCGGTCCCCTCACCGTCGAGCCGCCGTTCCGCGGCCGTGGCGTCGGACGGCTGTTGATGGAGCGCGCGCTGAAGGATGCCAGGGAGAAGGGCCATGCCCTCGTGTTGCTGGTCGGCGACGAGCCCTATTACGGCCGCGTCGGCTTCAAGCCGGTGCCGAAGGGCCGCATCACCATGCCGGGCCCGGTCGACGCCAGCCGCATCCTGGTGTTCGAGCTCGTCGACGGCGCCTTCGAGGGCGTGTCAGGGCCTGTCGGCCCCGACTGGAGCAAAGCGCGGCGGTAG
- a CDS encoding short-chain fatty acyl-CoA regulator family protein, with the protein MPAESGKKLFVGPRFRRIRQQLGLSQTQIAEGLGISPSYINLIERNQRPVTAQILLRLAETYDLDLRDLATADEDRFFAELNEIFSDPLFRQIDVPKQELRDLAELCPGVTHALQRLYAAYTEARQGETLAAAQMADRDVGTRFEANPVERVRELIEANRNYFPELEQAAEALRDELNVPAEGLYAALVTRLREKHSIQTRIMPVDVMRETLRRFDRHRRQLLISELVDPPGRAFQLAFQLGLGECAQHLEAIIGRAGPLDDAPRRLFRITLGNYFAASVMMPYPAFLAAAEALNYDIHVLAQRFNSGFEQVCHRLTTLQRPNARGIPFFLLRVDNAGNVSKRFSSGTFPFSKFGGTCPLWNVHSTFDTPDRLLKQVIELPDGTRYFSIAQMVRRPVAPHPLPQPRFAIGLGCEMRHAARLVYAAGIDLEKVEGTPIGVNCRLCERENCAQRAEPPITRTLILDETTRRVSSFAFSNAREL; encoded by the coding sequence ATGCCCGCCGAATCCGGGAAGAAACTGTTCGTCGGCCCGCGCTTCCGGCGGATCCGGCAGCAATTGGGGCTGTCGCAGACCCAGATCGCCGAGGGGCTCGGGATCTCGCCGAGCTACATCAACCTGATCGAGCGCAACCAGCGCCCGGTAACCGCCCAGATCCTGCTGCGGCTGGCCGAGACCTATGACCTCGACTTGCGCGACCTCGCCACTGCCGACGAGGACCGCTTCTTCGCCGAGCTGAACGAGATCTTCTCCGACCCACTGTTCCGCCAGATCGACGTGCCCAAGCAGGAGCTGCGCGACCTCGCCGAGCTCTGCCCCGGCGTGACCCACGCGCTGCAACGGCTCTATGCCGCCTATACCGAGGCGCGCCAGGGCGAGACGCTGGCCGCGGCGCAGATGGCCGACCGCGACGTCGGCACGCGCTTTGAAGCCAATCCGGTCGAACGCGTGCGCGAACTGATCGAAGCCAACCGCAATTATTTCCCGGAGCTCGAGCAGGCCGCGGAGGCGTTACGCGACGAACTCAATGTGCCGGCGGAAGGGCTCTATGCCGCTCTGGTCACGCGGTTGCGTGAAAAGCATTCGATCCAGACCCGGATCATGCCGGTCGATGTGATGCGCGAAACCTTGCGGCGCTTCGACCGCCATCGCCGCCAGCTCCTGATCTCGGAGCTGGTCGATCCGCCCGGCCGCGCGTTCCAGCTCGCGTTCCAGCTCGGGCTCGGCGAATGCGCGCAGCATCTGGAGGCCATCATCGGCCGGGCCGGCCCGCTCGACGACGCGCCGCGACGCCTGTTCCGCATCACGCTCGGCAATTACTTCGCAGCCAGCGTGATGATGCCCTACCCGGCCTTCCTGGCCGCGGCCGAAGCGCTGAACTACGACATCCACGTGCTGGCGCAGCGCTTCAATTCCGGCTTCGAGCAGGTCTGCCATCGGCTCACCACCTTGCAGCGGCCGAACGCGCGCGGCATTCCGTTCTTCCTGCTCCGCGTCGACAATGCCGGCAACGTCTCGAAGCGCTTCTCCTCGGGAACCTTCCCGTTCTCGAAGTTCGGCGGCACCTGCCCGCTGTGGAACGTGCACTCGACCTTCGACACGCCCGATCGCCTCTTGAAGCAGGTGATCGAGCTGCCGGACGGCACGCGCTATTTCTCGATCGCCCAGATGGTGCGGCGGCCGGTGGCGCCGCATCCGCTGCCGCAGCCACGCTTTGCCATTGGCCTCGGATGCGAGATGCGCCACGCCGCGCGCCTCGTCTATGCCGCCGGCATCGATCTGGAGAAGGTCGAGGGCACGCCGATCGGCGTCAACTGCCGCCTCTGCGAACGCGAGAACTGCGCCCAGCGCGCCGAGCCTCCGATCACGCGCACACTGATCCTGGACGAGACGACGCGGCGCGTGAGCTCGTTCGCATTCTCGAATGCGCGGGAGTTGTGA
- a CDS encoding metallophosphoesterase: MAPFTLAHLSDPHLPPLPTPKAIELAGKRALGYVNWTRNRHKYQRREVLDALVADIHAQAPDHIAVTGDLVNLALEAEFAPALAWLEGVGPPDCVTAIPGNHDAYVSATRHRFGETFLHYIAGDAPAAAAFPAIRRRGPIVLISLSTAVPTLPLMATGTLGRDQLAALEQVLTQLASEDVFRVLLVHHPLRSRSRHKRLTDSADLLALVRRHGVELILHGHDHVHSTMWFDGPNGNIPAIGVPSASALAHGRYPAAAYNLFAIEKDNAGWHCEQTVRSLDHGLQVRQIKHTRLI, translated from the coding sequence ATGGCACCGTTCACGCTCGCCCATCTTTCCGACCCGCATCTGCCGCCGCTGCCGACGCCCAAGGCGATCGAGCTCGCGGGCAAGCGGGCGCTCGGCTACGTCAACTGGACGCGCAACCGCCACAAATACCAGCGCCGCGAGGTGCTCGACGCGCTGGTCGCCGACATCCACGCCCAGGCGCCGGACCACATCGCCGTAACCGGCGATCTCGTCAACCTGGCGCTGGAGGCGGAATTTGCGCCGGCGCTGGCCTGGCTCGAAGGCGTCGGTCCGCCGGATTGCGTCACCGCCATCCCCGGCAATCACGACGCCTATGTCAGCGCGACGCGTCACCGCTTCGGCGAGACCTTCCTGCACTACATTGCCGGCGATGCTCCGGCTGCCGCGGCTTTCCCCGCGATTCGCCGCCGCGGGCCCATCGTGCTGATCAGCCTGTCCACGGCCGTGCCGACCCTGCCGCTGATGGCGACAGGCACCCTCGGCCGCGACCAGCTCGCCGCGCTCGAGCAGGTTCTGACACAGCTCGCGAGTGAGGACGTCTTCCGCGTCCTCCTCGTGCACCATCCGCTCCGCTCGCGCTCGCGCCACAAGCGGCTGACCGATTCGGCCGATCTCCTCGCCCTCGTCAGGCGCCACGGCGTCGAGCTGATCCTGCACGGCCACGACCACGTGCACTCGACGATGTGGTTCGACGGGCCGAACGGCAACATTCCCGCGATCGGGGTGCCATCGGCCTCCGCGCTCGCCCATGGGCGCTATCCCGCGGCGGCGTACAACCTGTTCGCCATTGAGAAGGACAATGCCGGCTGGCACTGCGAGCAGACGGTGCGCAGCCTCGATCATGGATTGCAGGTCCGGCAGATCAAGCACACGCGGTTGATTTGA
- a CDS encoding NUDIX domain-containing protein, with translation MGGRLDQIRRRCEPLLRRFFHAYFLLVRGMTLGVRAVVLDADNRVFLVKHSYVSGWYLPGGGVDYGETMEEAMRRELKEEGDIDLTGEAALHGIFLNSHVSRRDHVAVYVVRHFRQDRLPEPNREIIECGFFASTALPDDTTPGTRLRIAEVLEGKPAIATWR, from the coding sequence ATGGGGGGACGTCTGGACCAGATACGACGAAGATGCGAGCCGCTGCTGCGGCGATTCTTCCACGCCTATTTCCTGCTTGTCCGCGGCATGACCCTCGGCGTCCGCGCCGTGGTGCTGGACGCCGACAACAGGGTGTTCCTGGTCAAGCACAGCTATGTCAGCGGCTGGTACCTCCCCGGCGGAGGCGTCGACTACGGCGAGACCATGGAGGAGGCGATGCGGCGCGAGCTCAAGGAGGAGGGCGATATCGACCTCACTGGCGAGGCGGCGCTGCACGGCATATTCCTCAACAGCCACGTCTCCCGGCGCGACCATGTCGCGGTCTACGTCGTCAGGCATTTCCGGCAGGACCGCCTGCCCGAGCCCAACCGCGAGATCATCGAATGCGGCTTCTTCGCGAGCACGGCGCTGCCCGACGACACCACGCCCGGCACGCGGCTGCGCATCGCCGAGGTGCTCGAGGGCAAGCCGGCGATCGCGACGTGGCGGTGA
- a CDS encoding DUF2946 domain-containing protein, translating into MKWFRSNIRHGARLALFALLVQFALTFGHSHWFAQAAPLAQQSLQQADGYKRVIPIDRSAVQKQTPSNPDREQPGDDNCAICAVVALAGTVVFATPPLLLLPQAVELLYRTTDAEFVHLKSAGTAFQPRAPPAS; encoded by the coding sequence ATGAAATGGTTCCGGTCGAACATCAGGCACGGCGCCCGGCTCGCGCTTTTCGCGCTGCTGGTGCAGTTCGCGCTGACCTTCGGCCACAGCCACTGGTTCGCCCAGGCCGCACCGCTCGCACAGCAATCGCTGCAGCAGGCTGACGGCTACAAGCGTGTCATCCCGATCGACCGCTCAGCGGTCCAGAAGCAAACGCCGTCAAACCCAGACCGGGAGCAGCCCGGCGACGACAATTGCGCGATCTGCGCCGTGGTCGCGCTGGCCGGCACCGTCGTGTTCGCGACGCCGCCTTTGTTGCTCCTGCCGCAAGCCGTCGAACTGCTCTACCGCACCACCGATGCCGAGTTCGTCCATCTGAAATCGGCCGGCACGGCGTTCCAGCCCCGCGCCCCTCCCGCGTCCTGA